The Rosa rugosa chromosome 1, drRosRugo1.1, whole genome shotgun sequence genomic sequence GTGGAAGGtgtcattttcaatttttatgtttttagtcATTAAATCCAGATTTACAAGAGCGATCGATATAAACAACTTGGAAACTGATTAACTCAGACGAAGCCTTATATATTGTAATGTATAAACGAAGTTATACCATGGCCTGCAATGATCAATCTCATGCAAATAAAATTATCTCTTAATCTCATGGCAAGAAATGCATGGGGAATTAGCCGGCCTCTTGAATATCAAAGTTAAACAAGGCGATCCTATTTAAAGTTCTATAAATACATCTTAGTTTAGGCACATATAAGCACTAAACCCAAAGACTTGAAGAACAAAATTTATTTGCTCTTCACttccagaaagaagaagaataacatGGCTAAGGCTAGCTTGTTTCTAGTTGTTGCTCTTCTTCTCATCATTTCCCTGGCTGAGAGTAAAAAACTCGGCAGTAAGAATTTTTCATACACTAACATAATTTCTGTTTGATTTAGTTATATACATGTATATGGTCACATGAACAAATATTCTTCTCTTCCTATTTAACTAATAAGAATCTGCTGCATGCAGTCGGGTTTGGAAATGACAATAGAGCAGTAGTTTGCAATTCCGTTTATGGTGCAGAAGCCGGTGATACTTGCGGTAGCGTtgtcaaaaagttcaaattgaCTCTCCAATCCTTCCTTAACGTCAATCCTAATATCAACTGCAACAGCTTCTTTGTGGGTCAATGGCTTTGTACCGATGGAACTGCAAAGTGATGATCAAGTTGCAACAGTTTCATGACCGAGGACAAATAATTGTATGAATGAAGAGGATTAGCTAGCTTTAATGCCTCTTTCTCAATGcattgttttctattgtttcaTCTCTTTGATAATtgtagtttttcttcttttttataaaAAAGAATGTTGTTATTATCACCACCAGTGTGCAATGCAATGCTCTGTATAAGGCAGCAGCAACAGTTTCCAATCCTCTATAGAACCATCATCAATTGAACCACACCATATTCAGCATTGCAAAGGAGTGTAGttgaaatttgaaaaagaaaagaacacgGGTGAGATGAAATAGACAACTCGATTATGAAGTTAAGGCGGATGGAGTCATTTTATCCAATTGCATGCATAAACCTTTAACTTATGAATTACTTGGCTTAGGCCGGGGCACGGTTCGAGTCCTTTCCGGAAACCTTTAACCAAAAGCCCCATTTAGAAGCACCGAATCAATTGAATGACAGAATCCCCACTGCAAAATGCATGCCAAAGCAATAGAATAGATCCATTGAGTGAACCCGTGAAGACTTGGAGGACTTGGTTTTGATCTTCTAGATCATTAATCGAATGGACCTGTCGTTGAAGCAAAAACAGAAGACGGGGGCTTGGATGAGTAACGTAGTTGGTTGAAGACCCTGGAGTCCAACAGCGGCGGGATGTGAATGGTGTGCCCATGTTTATATACGCACGCACATAACATGCATGTTGTGGATCAACCTTGAGCCACTTTCATGGGATAGCTGGAGGAGTTTGGAGAAGGAGAAGCTTGAACAAATATGGAACATCTGTGAGATTTCATCTATTTCATGTAGGATTCAATTAATCAAAACTCTCCAACTGTGTTATTCTAGATTTTTACGAGTGGCGAGTTCAAGTTGGGTAAATTGGTTAAATTTGTGCACGCCTAAGACATGATCAATCATTAACTTTAAACCATAAATACAAGTATAATTTTAAACCAAAAATACAAGTAGAAtgtttaggttttagggtttaaAAATGTTCTGATGTATAAACCTCAATCCTTCGAACTAAATATTAGTAACCTTGTATCTCTGCAGCCCTCATTGAAATTAATATTAATAACCATATATCTTTGCAGCCTACGTGAGTTGCATATAACTATATTAGTTGATTGAACATAACTTACAAGATTTGTGAGAGTACAAAATAGACTCAATCATGAACTTATCTCAGGACTcaaccatttttttttatcatcaaTTTGATATTTGAACAGAACTTATCAGTGACTTGTCAATATCTTATTTGATATAATTTAAATGATTTCTCAACTTATTAAATAgattttttttagttaattataatatttcatatatttcaggagtgaaatgaaaaatataatgGAATCAATTATTTGATTTTGTTAGATTCAAGATAAAATACAAAAGGACTATGAGCATGGATAGCAAGCCACTTGCTTGAGTGGAACCCCCACTCAAGTTCAAGCCCCAACATCCACAAGTTCCTCATTGATAGGTTGTTGAGTACTGGGGTTCTACGGAACCTATGTGATGCTGGTGAAAATGTCAGCTTCCAAAGAGACTAGGTCATCatggggtaaagctatggtatgttaacatttctcatacatcaactatttttaccactttaaggactcatgttaccactttgaggactaatattactattttgaggactcatatggtaaactaagaaaatttaccactttaaggactcatgttaccactttgaggactaatattactattttgaggactcatgtggtaactaagaaaatttaccactttaaggactcatgttaccactttgaggactaatattactattttgaggactcattttaccacttttaagggaattgtatgcatgtcatacgttaacatattgtagaattttcggTCATCATGAGGTCCAATTGTTGGATGTCTGCGGGCTTTCAAGGTGGAAAACTTTGAGCCAGCAGGGTCTGACTACTCCCACATGGTAATTGGCGCTGAATCCAGATATTAATTGGGTTCCTGCAAGCCAGGGTGATTCATAATGTTTCTGGACTGGTGGTCTGTTTCCCCCCTTCCAACTACCTTTGTCCAAAAATatatacgtgtgtgtgtgtgtgtgtgtgtgtagggaTGATCAAGAGAGGACCCTTAAACTCTgatgtatttatttttaggatgtattttaataatcacaaCCACTCATTCTTTAGTTACCTACACATATATGAATCttacaaaaaattagccaaattgaaatttttttaaccatttgattagcacaattatcgttttaattttatctaatggactatatttgtttacacaattttgagtgacaaaatgattatggatttggttgattttttgtagacataATTCTTGCATAGGAATATAAATGATCAACAgttgaaatcattgaattagatcatatactagtgtaaaatagtaaaaattctCAAATTCTTAAAATAAGGATGTCCTCTCTTGATccttcctctatatatatatatatatatatatctatcatGCTAATTTAGAAGGTTTTCTTATTTATCTTCTATTCAGAAGGTTGATCACTCTAACACTTTTGCTGTGGCTCTTTCTACGGCTTATCTCATCTGGAAAATCAATACAGTATTGAAAACAAAGTTTCCAATCCTGGATGTATAACCTTCCTCTATCAGGTAGccaggcttttttttttttttttttttttgacaatttaaGTGTTGGTTGTATTAGGGGCATTTGTTTGTAATTCTTTAAtctttcccaaaaaaaaaaaaaaaaactatcatgCTAATTCTATCTCAATTATATTCACAACAATATGCATTCATGAATCATGACAAATCTCCTCCGGGCATGCCATATAAATGTCGTTGTTAACTTCTCCCGACTTTTTTGTTTCTGTTCTTTTCTTAAACTTGATCTGTTATCAAACATTCTTTAATCTTATGCCATCCGTTGGTATCTCAATTcacaatttgtagaagtttaATGGACATTatcaaaaaggaaaagaagaaacgaTATCAGCTAGCTTGTAGCTTTTAAAATAAAAGTACTAGTAAAACAGAGTGCATGCAGAGTAAAACAGAGTGGTTGGAGAGTAAAACAGAGATGATGTTGGACAATACATAGGGTTTGTCCAAGCAAATGAAGCAATAAGAATACACATTTCAATAAGAGCCCAACTTTatatccttctttttttttttttcgataaaaTATATCTTTCTTACATTTTCAGAGATTAGAGAGGAACAAAATGTGTGCTTTGAATTAACAAATGACTTAATCTTTAAGAGgccatattgatttattaatttattgCTGTATGTAATATTATACAACAAGTACAGATGAGCTCAATTAAACAGCACAATGGTTCTCAGTTGCAATCCAGTCATTGTTgttgttatattttttttttctgtaatctgATTTAAAGGTGATaatttttgtaatgtaaaattTAAAGAAAAGGATTTGATATGAAAGAGAAACCATTAAAAATCATATTCCAATACGGCACCTGCTTGATGAGAACAAGCATTCTTTGTGAATGACTATAAACGGATTAGACCTAATATAACcgattttaatttttcaaagGTTTATTTTAATATATTGATTTTCGTCGATGAAGGAAACAAATATGAGACTAAAGCCACATTTGGAAATAATTTTTCAAAGGTTTATTTTAATATATTGATTTTCGTCGATGAAGGAAACAAATATGAGACTAAAGCCACATTTGGAAATAATTTTTCAAAGGtttattttaatatattttaaatGACGGCTCATTTCATTAAATGAATTCTTTTAGTTACTTCCAATTTCTAATTTATTTAGAAGTGTACATAAACTAAAATATAATGGATTGCCTATCTTTTTTTTTAGATCAAAATCAAAACAGAGGCTatgcatatgcatatatagGCTGTTGTCACATGAATACTacggttaaaaaaaaaaaaccatgctATTTCTATTTCAAAATCCAGTTACAACTTGAACAACACAAATCAAGTTTAGGGCCTCATTACGCATGCCATTGAAATGTTCTACTAATTTAGTTGACAGGAAAGTGGAAACCATTAATCTTATCCTCATCTTACTGCTTGGCATCAGATGGAAGGCTATGTTGACTAATATCATGCATATATCACTTCAAAATCATGATCATGTAACAACCTTAGTCAGGTAACATAGACGTTGTAAAGGATATATCTTGCAACTCCATCTAGCTAGTATATTCACCAAAAACATATAATTCATCTAGTAGCACTTGAGCTTTATTAATGTACTTCACACTGTGTCGTTGTTCTTTCTTTCATAGTTCATTTCATCACCTATCAATGGATATTGTCAACATGCTCTACAAGGTTCCCTCTTTTATATCACAACAAAGTGAACAAACTATTTTAGCTTACCTTTCCCAAATTTCTGTACaagcaaaacaaagaaagcaaagaaGCTTGTCGCTTTGAAATGACATTATTGCATGtagagtgaagcatagatgaaTGGCTCTTGTTTAGTATATGACTATATGTTGCATAATCCCCTCGAGGTAGAAGATCCACTTTCTCATGAGTTGAGAGCAAGATTTGATGTGTATCTTCGTACAGGTCTACCTTTTCTTTGTCAAACTGCCGGAACTTGTCCTAAATTAAGAACCAATTAATGAATTTCATAGGACGTGTTGATTTCTTGCTATATGTAATACCATTATACAGCGTACAGAGTTTTTGCTAGACTGAGAAATTATCTACAAAGTAATCATGGCTGTGGTTATGTCAAATACCAGTGTGGCTCTTGTTCTCTGTCTTTTCCGGCCGTCATCATCTCGTCCACCGAGATTAGAAAACTCGGCAGTAAGTCATACGATTGAAGAGAACTTCAATCATCTAATCATAGTACACTATCATCTGATTTTGTCAATAATTTCATAATACATGTAAGAAAAATATTTGAGGTAGAATAATATTCTCATTGATACTAGAAGATTATATACAGACTAAGTTCTTGTACAACAAGTAAATCCCTACAAGTTAGGGATACAAGGAATATTACAAATAATCTCCTAAAAATACACATAATTACAATATTAATTACAGAATATTCTTAACACTctccctcaagttggagagtgaatATCAAGCACTCCCAACTTGCATAACAATGCTTTGAACTTGTCTTTGCCCAATGCCTTTGTGAATATATCTGCTAACTGTTGTAAAGAACCAACGTATCTGGTGCTGACTGAACCATTCAATGTCTTGTCTCGAATAAAATGACAATCCATTTCAATATGACGTGTTCTCTCATGAAAAACTGGGTTTGCGGCTATGTGTAGAGCTGCttgattatcacaatgcaaaataGCAGGTCTAGAAATAGGCATATGCAAATCAGCAAACAAATATTGTAGCCAAGTGAGTTCACAACATGTACCAGCCATTGCTCTATACTCGGCCTCGGCACTAGACAATGAGACCGTCTTTTGTCTTTTGGTACGCCATGAGAACAAAGAATCTCCTAAGAAAACACAATATCCAGTAGTAGACCGACGAGTAATAGGACAACCCGCCCAGTCTGAATCACAAGAATCATAGAAGATGTCTATGTTTGCGTTcaacaacaccattttgttggggtGTGTAAACGCAAGAATGTTGAAAAATAACCCCTTGTTCAAGAAAAAAATCCTGTAAAGAAAGAAATTCCGCCCCGTTATCGGTACGTATTTGTTGAACATGAGTCTGAAATTGAGTTTTGACATAAGCAAAAAATTTTCGAAGCAAAGGTTGTGTTTCACTCTTATGGCGCATTAAGAAAACCCATGTAAAACGAGAAAAATCATCCACAATAGTTAAAAAATAATGAGCGCCATTGAGTGAAGGAATTTTATGTCgtccccaaatatcacaatgtaTAAGAGAAAAACATCGAGAAGTTGATATTGAACTAGAAGGAAAAGGTTGGCGAGTTTGTTTAGCCAAAGGACAAATTTCACACTTACTGTTGGAATCGAAATGAAAATGAAGCGACTCATTGGCTATATATTGTAAACGGGTAGGAGAAGGATGCCCCAAACGGCGATGCCAAAGGTCGGAAGAGATGGTAAGGTGAGAAGCAAAAGGGTGTTTGGATGGGGAGATGGAAGCTAGAGCCACAAGATAATAAAGGTCTCCTCGTCGCTTACCCACACCAATTATCGTCCTCGAAGCCAAGTCCTGCAAAATACACCAAGATGGAAAAAATGTTACCGAGCAATGTAAGTCATCTATAGTTCTTCCAACAGATAAAAGATTGACATCAAATGAAGGCACACACTGAACATCTCGAAAAAAGGCATCATTGATTTTAATTGACCCCTTCATGGAAATATGAGCCTTGGCACCACTAGGCAAAGAAACTGATGGTAGTGAAGTATTCTTCTGACTACTTGCGAACAACTTTGGTGAGTTAATAATATGATTGGTCGCTCCACTATCGATAATCCACTGATTAGGGGCAACTGGTGACAAAGCAAACTTGGAAGCACAAGCCatgagaagatgatgaaaaagatAACGCAGCAAGTGGTGCGGCGCAAATAAAATGAGAGCTAGGATTTTTTTAGGCCTGCTCTGAAACCATGTAAGAAAAATATTTGAGGTAGAGTAATATTCTCATTGATACTAGAAGATTATATACAGACTAGGTTCTTGTACAACAAGTAAATCCCTACAAGTTAGGGATACAAGGAATATTACAAATAATCTCCTAAAGATACACATAATTACAATATTAATTACAGAATATTCTTAACAATACACTGTAAAATGGGGAATGGTGTAGGGTTTGTGGCTGCTGCTGGGGATTCCAAACCAAAGTGCGATACAGTATGGGGTACAGCCTGCTGGTTCTTTGCACTGGTGTCATGGAAGAGTTCAATCTGGATTCTGActtcttctttttaattaatCCTAACATCAACTGCAACGCTATCTTTGTCGATCAAAGGCTATGTACAGCCTAATTTTCATCCTCCCATCCCCAAACCATGTCCCCTGCCTTCTTTAGAAATCGGCTATTCTTTATGAATTCTCTTCGTCTTTTTAGTACTTATGAGGGGTAATTaccagaaaaataaatgaaCCACTGTACGATAGAAGAAACGATCGAGATTGTGAGGCAGTACTGAGGCCCCTTTCTTTTGAGACTGTGGGTGGATGCCAGTCAACTTAAATCGGCTGtcgcagaggaactaatatcgtctaatcctctatttaatgttaaaaaaaaaaaaaacaaacaaacaagatGATTAAAATCCAGCTGCATCGAAAACTATAATCTCTAGAATTTGAACAGGAACAGCTTCACAATAACATGTCAGTTTATCGAATACATTCATGTAGTTGCTTCCAAAATCTCATGTATTTAACAATAAAGTGTAAAATAAGACACAGAATGCATGTTTTAAGTTATGCTACGTACGTAATATTAAAAGCAAAGACAACAACACAAGCATTTTGAGCAAACCAATGCAAATTTTCCCCCTAAATCCCAGGGCAATCCAATGAAGTAAAACAAGCCGGCCTCTTATTGAACGAAAGGAATCATAGTTTACAATGTCCCTgcatattttctctataaatatGTACTAAACCCAAAGGCTAAATAATCAAAGAAATAGAGTTCTTTTGCTTAAAAAGATCGAAGAGGAACAATATGGCTAAGCTTAACTTGATTGTACTTCTAGTTGTCTCTCTTCTTGTCATCATTTCAGTAGCTGAGAGTAAACGACTTGCTGGTTAGAATTTTTCATCTTCATTATAATTAGTAATTTTGTTAATTGTATCGTCGACatgtattttctttaattttgtagATGAATATTCATGTTCCGTCCACTTTATCTAATACATAAAAAGctacatgcatgcatgcagtTGGACTTGCAAAGAGGACTCCGACCCTTGTTTGTAATTCCGTTTATGGTGCAGCGGAAGGTGATACTTGCGGTAGTGTCGCTCAAATGTTCAATCTGAGTCTCAAATCCTTCCTTTCCATCAACCCTAACATCAACTGCAGGAGCTTTTTTGTGGGTCAATGGCTATGTACTGATGGTGCTACGAAGTGAGTTACTACATTTTCATGTATATGTTGAGTTGAGGACATATAATGTAAGAATAAAAGAGGATGAGCTAGCAACCTAGGTAGCTTTGATGCCCTCTCATGTCTCAACTCAACCCATTGTTTCCCGTTAATTGTTGTTATTTtacaaaattttaaaaaaatgtaTACCGTAATTCCTAGTTAACTTACGTTCTGTTTTAACATTGTTATAATAAAGGAAGCCGTAGTTTCATAATTTATGGATTACTCGATATGCTTATGAGATTTTCCATCCTTCCTTCATCCGATGTAATTAGTTGTGTGAGGCTGCCATTACAGGTTGAACATTCATTTAATTAACAACTAGTTTTTTTGAATCGAAAGAGGTCAACCCGATTTTATAatttagcaagcagtaccaaacgACATACCCCAATGGAGTCGTCAATAAAGAGTCGTCCTTTAGGACTTACAGAGAACTTATTCTAACAAATAGAGAACTCCACAATccagagtacacccaccttttaggaaatccacgcaccattattctaacaaaaaccaagatgCTTAGAAGCTCGTAAAATAAAAGGTACGACCGAGCACCCGGTCTTTGTGATCTCCCCCAATTCaaaaaacgaaaaaattaaACATCACTTCCttcaaaaatgaaggaaaagtGACTAAAATCAacatacaaaataaaataaagaaagccCAAACCAGGTTAGTCCCAAAGCCCACCTAAAGGCCCAATAACCTGAAACCCTAGCATTCAGCTGCTCCAGCCCGCAAGCGCCACCGACGACTGTATTGTCGATGTCGGGCCAGTCATCCTCGTCTTCCCAGCTTTGTACGGCACCGTCATCCACAATCCAGCAACAGTTCGCAAGTTTCGGGCCACCCTCATCGACAACTCGCGCCGCCGCCAAAGAAAACCGATACCATCTGAAGATCAAAGCTTCCCAACCAGGACTCCTTCGATCCTCCTCCCCCACTAGGTTCCGACCACCGCCCCATGGCGCATCTCGTCCCCCAGAAGCAGCGTCAAAATCCAGCCGAAACCCACGCTGCATCACTGCATTTGCAGTAGACCTTCGACCCCGGCTTCCAACACACAGCCTAGCCCAGCCAACCATCCTCTGACGATCTCCGACGATTGCACCATCAGCATCGACCACCACCAATCCCTCCTCCATCCAATAAGCGAGGagaaaacataaaacaaaaagcagaaagGCCCGCCGGAGAAAGTCCCCGTCGCTTGCCTCAATCCCACCAGAAAAAGGAAGAGGATAAACTCCCTGCCTCCTAGTTGGAGGTTCGCCGTTACCGGCCATGTTTGAGaattttgtcgaaagcctccGCCTTcgagtaaaccctagcagagctaggtcagATAATTTTTCTACAaaaagattttttgttttttttatttatggggAATTAACAGCTAGTTTAATTTCCGAGAGTTTCTATtaggacctccaaatctgctcacttgacctcactctattttgaattattaaatgacatatataacctactataaaatgactattaaggacaataattatacccaaaaaaatattatatttattttatgtagactttccaattcaataatattagattgtattccttattattttccttatctattttcttattccaatttcactacatactcattaaagcattcatatatatttaataagaattaaaaatatgattaagatcatgtgacataaaaatgtatgatatatatgttttttttttaataaacccAAATAGGGCAAATATCATTCATCGAAAGTCAGAAAGgcccattacatatcctccctctaccatcaaggggtagataaagagtttgtggtaatagcacagtgatacatagattaggtccaatcatttgacggttccaTACTCCGAAAGGAAGCCTATAGACTCTTAActactacatagtaaataggccgaGTAAACTAGACTCGATGACGCTCACTAAAAAAAACTAGAAGCATATTTCCCTAACAAAGAAGGGAAGTATTTTAATCAAAATGACTAAACTAAAATAGAGGGCCTAGGTCAAAAACTCAGCCCAAAAAACTAGCAACCCAACAGCCCAAGAGAAGACCTGACTTAAGCCCAACAAGAGTGGCCTGACCCGAGCCCCAAAACAATCTCCAGCCACACTGGTCGCCTATCGCAGCTACCCAGCGCCAGACTTCGTCGTTGCAAACCACCGCCGCAATCCAGAGTCAGACCTCGCCACCGATCCAGAGTCAGACCTCGCCGCCTCAATTCCACGCCGGACACACCACCAAAGCCCGACTGAGCCACGCCGCTTCGAACCACAGCCTTCCAAGATGCCGATCCAGCACCCCGCTATCTTGTCGCCGATCCTGGAGGTGTTCCGACTAAGCCAACCCGCGCCGCACCGCCGCCCACCACGCACTAGATTTCGTCTGGTGCATATCGTCAGACTATCGAGCCAGACCGCAAGCCAAAAGCACATCCCACAAGACTGTCAGGCACCTAGTGATCAAACACCCGTACGGCAGCAACCCATTAACGACGAGGCGGACCGACGTCGACCatgagcgccgccggacgaggagGAAGTCGCAAACCCTAGACCCAAGCCGGCCGAGTTTTTTGGAGCAAAACTTAAGGAGACATGAgctgtatgatatatatgttgaacgcatattggtgagggaaaacaaaataaatcctcttatgatttatgaactaaatctaagtctatccatcatatttgcaaaaaaaaaaaaaaaaaaaaaaaagttagcagttaaaaaaaaaactaaaaatatttaaataattaatcatgagatacaaaaaatacagaaaaaaaataaacattaaaaaacaaatgatttctttactttttttgcacaactaaaatagaaaaaaaaagtttaaaaaaaaaaccacagaatagttcatgtcattttactcaataccttgtgtttttattggaaaagagatttatgcatgtcgtttgattaagaaatgtagaTTTAGTTAAGAtctatagagtaattaaatcattgaaatgactaaattttttattttaaagataataatttgtttgcaaattatatgagtgaggttatttgaggaactttagtgaggtttagtgagtaaatttaatatttgaaaatttgttaagaggtgtgaaaagcatagaggtcaaatgagcaaatttggaggttccaatagaaaaactcttaatTTCCAGCTAGTTTAATTTCACTAAACCAAGTATTCCTACTCATTTAAGTATTGGGATATGGCAACTAAACTGAAAATATAGTCATTAACCGACAATTATTTGTCAAAACattcccttttttttattttacttgttTTTCGATATGCTTTTATCCATGAATTGCTAACATTAAGTGAACAAGGTTTAATTTAGTTTTCTTTAAGAACTCAAATAAATAAAACCTGAGGATTAGAACAAAAATGTCTTCAATAGTTCTACACTGTAAGTTCCCAAAGCTTGCTTAAAAAAGCAAAATTTATTTTTCAAGTGTTCTTGAGCAATGAGCCCAAACAAAAATTTGGGCTAATTAAATTTTAACCCCTAATTATTGGGgtgctttcaatttcatacATACGAGTTTCAAAATTGACATTTACATATCTCAATTTATCTCtgttagacttttttttttttttgggggctAAAATATGATTGGAGAGAGCAGAGCCTCCCAACCTGATTTATTAAAAGAGCTGGATGATACGAACAGAAGAAGGGAGGACATCGCCCATACCCCTAGCCAAAAAATAGAAAAGCTAAAGAGGTTCTAACCTCTAGTCGATCAACAGATTAAAAGCGACAAGAAAACTAACTCAAATAAACCTAAAATTGGGAAGACCAAGTGAGTCTCATAGACAAAAATCCAGAAGAAAAGGAGGAGCCTCATTCCACCACACCAAGCCTGACGATGACAAACCAACATTAGCAAGCGCATCTGCCACCTGATTTCCCTCTCTAAAAATATGAGAAGATTTAAATTGCATTTGCGAGATACGGTGCAAACAATTATCCTAAGCAACACGGAACCTCCATGGAACAAGATGGGGTGCACACAGGAAATTAAGTACCATAGCTGAATCAACTTCAAGCCAAATGTGCTTCCACTCCCTAACCCAAGAAAGCTTAATTGCCTGAATAACCGCCATGATCTCCGCATCGACGGAACTAGGAATCTCAAGATTAGAAGCAAAAGCACCCTTAAAAGAGCCCTGATAGTCCCTAAACACTCCACCGTAACCTGCTTTTCCCGAAACACGTTGCCATGCATCATCTGTATTAATCTTCACCCATCCCATAATTGGAGGAATCCAATTAACCTCAATAATCCTTGGAGTCCGACGAGGTCGCAAACTAACCCCAAAAAATTCTAAGATTTGAAGCTCAACCACTGAATTATACATGCTCCCTGTGGCTAGTTTACTAGCAGGTTGAACATGGCCTATAATTAACCTCTTCGTAGCCTCCACAGTAACCACACAATTATCATGCTTAATTTTGTTTCTAGCTCTCCATATAAACCACAAAGTAATGGTGAAACAAATAAGCCAAACTTCCTTTACTTGGGAGCTACGACCAACACACCCCAGGTTTAATAAATCCAACAATGAAGCTGGCATATAGGTCAAATTAAAAA encodes the following:
- the LOC133732968 gene encoding uncharacterized protein LOC133732968 — protein: MPASLLDLLNLGCVGRSSQVKEVWLICFTITLWFIWRARNKIKHDNCVVTVEATKRLIIGHVQPASKLATGSMYNSVVELQILEFFGVSLRPRRTPRIIEVNWIPPIMGWVKINTDDAWQRVSGKAGYGGVFRDYQGSFKGAFASNLEIPSSVDAEIMAVIQAIKLSWVREWKHIWLEVDSAMVLNFLCAPHLVPWRFRVA